The Cucumis melo cultivar AY chromosome 6, USDA_Cmelo_AY_1.0, whole genome shotgun sequence genome includes a region encoding these proteins:
- the LOC103483377 gene encoding uncharacterized protein LOC103483377 isoform X4, whose amino-acid sequence MRASKSTGNGTEIEVSKNYQMSSPLTVSSNFEPRKSRSILPVVPSTSSSVVFRPDAIFTLLRMAYKNSTFGSVCRVASRILLKLVEPIAVPEVSSLADEAVVSDEFSKPASSDAISIIDYSKLFGEDFEVPDDKWDLSYLSILDVGAVEEGILHILFACASQPNICSKLAERSVDLWLALPLVQALLPVLRPPLSSPFDVVNDIFSLWKRPVVQQALSQIVATLSSPLYHPLLHACAGYLSSFSQSHAKAGCVLIDLCSSVLAPWMPRIIAKVDLVIELLEDLLGVIQNARHSLDHARAALKYILLALSGYFDDILGNYKEVKHKILFLVEMLEPFLDPAICGSKIKIAFGDLSPVFPQNLENSCVIALNVIRSAVQKPSVLPSLEFEWRRGSVAPSVLLSVLQPHLQLPTEVDLRKSSASKPLNHDFSVSSHPGNSSKFNALNECEGKIDDHDTGGKSDVNEDASPFFVPPELRCERLDNYSSCLNEGSLISSHGNVNIEPKEMVQGTNPDRFHGELILDFGINIEYFNLEADYLQLVNYRDCEVKASEFRRLALDLSSQSELTSEGHDAAIDALLLAAECYVNPYFMMSCRYNSKHVKILKSSETTFNPTSGLTRLAGKSKADLETIAHLERKRDKVVLQILLEAAELDRKYHLNLNDSEFCPYNGEELDEKMIMLSSNDVQSADAVTLVRQNQALLCTFVIRLLQRKPNSMHEILMQSLLFFLHSATKLHCSPEDVIDIILGSAEFLNGMLTSLYYQIKDGNLRLEPGTIHGTQRHWILLQKLVHASSGGNYRTDFTSSANNSICSGNLIPASAWMHRISKFSVSQSPLARFLGWMAVSRNAKQYMMDRLFLASDLPQLTSLLHIFSDELSGVDNIYKKHNKVEIEETECRNVPLENKDLGTVEQHGGQSFHVMYPDLSEFFPNMRNHFVAFGEVILEAVGLQLRSLSSNALPDILCWFSDLCSWPFFQSDVTSHSRSHFIKGYVSKNAKCIVLHILEAIVSEHMEPMIPEIPRLVQVLVSLCGAAYCDVPFLNSVVLLLKPLISYSLQKISIEEQVLDDGSCTNFESLCFNELLSNIKENVDRDDSLGKVSNKALSIFVLASFFPDFSFQLKREILQSLISWVDFTSSQPTSYFHDYLCSFQKVMESCRDLLLQNLKAFGGIPIYLSDLEDASSNTLLEENSNSHLGFISDIYKNPVSNSNSENLESKNEGNNTELSAEEIGEFRKDLDVLISRLFPTIEHCWNLHHQLAKNLTVTMAECLVYSQYLSSVAQNACSTEKEEGEHATQSKTSNQLLVYLRGGLRRLAETATKLEEESCWEAASVIIDCLLGLPCSLHLENIVSTICSALRSASCNAPRLSWRLQTQRWLSALLRRGISAGNGDEDSLVDMFCTMLGHPEPEQRYIALQQLGNLVGIDVFNGTAAQQYSQIRSSFISTGLEESVSESVLSHLVSHTWDQVASLAASDSSLYLRTRAMALLIAYVPYASRHELQSLLSSADCIHGTKVLHPASEGPLLQLSLALISSACLHSPIEDVFLIPESVWRNIEALGSSKSDGRLGDLERKACQVLCRLRNEGDEAKEVLKEVLSSSSAKKFDEEFLSIRESILQVLSNMASVQSYFDVFSQKKDEETMELEEAELELDIAKEEFRQPDSYNFPGVTSSAVANSRLQQIKNSIRSIEKSQLQEEVAARRQKRHLMRQARHKYLEDAALHEAELLQELDRERTVEMEKEIERQRLLELERAKTRELRYNLDMEKERQMQRELQRELEQAESGPRSSRREFSSSSHSSRPRDRYRERDNGRPSNEGNARTTASGLQTETSTTTSSSMTGLPTIVLSGARQYSGQLPTILQSRERPDECGSSYDENVDGSKDSGDTGSVGDPELVSIFDGHSGPLGSGQRHGSRGSKSRQVIERRERDGGRREGKWERKHS is encoded by the exons ATGAGAG CATCGAAGTCTACTGGAAATGGAACTGAAATTGAAGTTTCTAAGAACTATCAGATGTCTTCACCATTGActgtttcttcaaattttgag CCACGGAAGTCCCGCAGTATATTACCTGTGGTCCCATCTACATCAAGCTCTGTAGTATTTCGCCCAGATGCAATCTTCACACTTTTAAGGATGGCTTACAAAAATTCTACATTCGGTTCTGTATGCAGAGTG GCTTCTAGAATACTGTTGAAGCTCGTTGAACCCATTGCAGTACCAGAAGTTTCATCATTGGCTGATGAAGCAGTTGTTTCCGATGAGTTTTCAAAACCTGCATCATCAGATGCTATCTCCATtattgattactcaaaattgttTGGAGAAGATTTTGAAGTGCCTGACGATAAATGGGATTTGAGCTATCTTAGCATCTTGGATGTTGGTGCAGTGGAAGAAGGCATTTTGCATATTCTTTTTGCTTGTGCGTCTCAG CCTAATATTTGCAGTAAACTGGCAGAGAGGTCTGTTGACCTGTGGCTAGCTTTACCTCTAGTACAGGCATTGCTTCCAG tACTTCGTCCTCCTTTGAGCAGTCCCTTTGATGTGGTCAATGACATCTTTTCTCTATGGAAGCGGCCAGTGGTGCAACAAGCTCTCTCTCAG ATTGTGGCAACACTGTCATCACCATTATACCATCCTCTTCTACATGCTTGTGCTGGCTATCTATCATCATTTTCTCAATCACAT GCTAAGGCTGGATGTGTACTGATTGACTTATGTTCTTCTGTATTAGCGCCTTGGATGCCTCGCATTATTGCAAAG GTCGATCTGGTTATTGAGCTTCTAGAAGATCTTTTGGGTGTCATCCAG AATGCACGACATTCCCTTGATCATGCTCGTGCTGCTTTAAAATATATTCTGCTGGCTTTATCTGGTTATTTTGACGACATACTAGGAAACTACAAG GAAGTAAAACACAAGATTCTCTTTCTTGTGGAGATGCTAGAGCCTTTTCTTGATCCTGCCATATGTGGGTCAAAGATCAAAATAGCTTTTGGAGACCTTTCTCCTGTTTTTCCTCAAAACCTGGAAAACAGTTGTGTGATTGCGCTCAATGTCATCCGCTCGGCAGTTCAAAAGCCTTCCGTTCTTCCTTCACTAGAATTTGAATGGAGGCGTGGGTCAGTTGCTCCTAG CGTGCTTCTTTCAGTTTTGCAACCTCACTTGCAGTTACCAACTGAAGTTGACCTTCGGAAGTCCTCTGCTTCCAAACCTCTCAACCATGATTTTTCTGTCAGTAGTCATCCAGGAaattcttcaaaatttaatGCCCTAAATGAATGTGAGGGGAAGATTGATGATCATGACACGGGTGGAAAATCTGATGTCAACGAAGATGCCAGCCCTTTCTTTGTGCCTCCAGAATTGCGGTGCGAACGTTTAGATAATTATTCTAGTTGTTTAAATGAAGGAAGCTTAATCTCTAGCCACGGAAATGTGAACATAGAGCCTAAAGAAATGGTTCAAGGGACGAATCCTGACCGCTTTCATGGAGAACTGATATTGGATTTTGGAATTAATATTGAGTACTTCAACTTAGAAGCAGATTATCTTCAACTTGTAAACTATCGTGATTGTGAAGTGAAGGCTTCTGAGTTTCGCCGTTTAGCTCTGGATCTAAGTTCACAAAGCGAGCTTACCTCTGAGGGTCATGATGCAGCCATAGATGCATTACTCTTGGCGGCAGAGTGCTACGTCAACCCATATTTTATGATGTCTTGCAGATACAATTCAAAGCatgtgaaaattttgaaaagtagTGAGACCACGTTTAACCCAACCTCAGGGCTGACTAGACTAGCTGGCAAGAGTAAAGCTGATCTGGAAACAATAGCTCATCTTGAACGAAAAAGAGACAAGGTTGTTCTTCAAATTTTGCTGGAGGCTGCGGAATTGGATAGAAAATATCATCTGAATTTGAATGATTCAGAGTTTTGTCCATATAATGGTGAAGAATTAGATGAAAAAATGATCATGTTGTCTTCCAATGATGTGCAATCTGCAGATGCTGTGACCTTAGTTCGACAAAATCAAGCTCTGTTGTGCACTTTTGTCATTCGACTCTTACAGCGAAAGCCTAATTCAATGCATGAAATCCTAATGCAAAGTCTTCTATTTTTTTTGCATTCGGCCACTAAACTACATTGTTCTCCTGAAGATgttattgatatcattttagGATCGGCAGAGTTTCTAAATGGAATGCTAACATCTTTGTATTATCAAATCAAAGATGGAAATTTACGGTTGGAACCTGGAACAATTCATGGCACACAGAGACATTGGATACTTCTTCAGAAATTGGTTCATGCAAGTAGTGGAGGTAATTACCGGACAGACTTCACATCAAGTGCCAATAACAGTATTTGCTCTGGGAATCTCATTCCTGCTTCTGCCTGGATGCATAGAATTTCTAAATTTTCTGTTAGCCAATCTCCTTTGGCTCGTTTCCTTGGTTGGATGGCAGTTTCCCGTAATGCAAAACAGTACATGATGGACCGTCTTTTTCTTGCATCAGATTTACCACAGTTAacaagtttgttgcacatattTTCTGATGAGCTTTCTGGTGTagataatatttataaaaagcATAATAAAGTTGAGATTGAAGAAACAGAGTGCAGGAATGTTCCTCTGGAGAATAAAGATCTTGGAACAGTTGAACAGCATGGTGGCCAATCATTTCATGTTATGTATCCTGATCTTAGCGAATTCTTTCCTAATATGAGAAATCACTTCGTAGCTTTTGGGGAAGTCATTTTAGAGGCTGTAGGATTGCAACTGAGATCACTTTCCTCTAATGCCCTTCCTGATATACTATGTTGGTTTTCTGACCTCTGTTCCTGGCCATTTTTCCAGAGTGATGTAACTTCTCATTCTCGGTCTCATTTCATCAAGGGCTATGTTTCAAAGAATGCAAAGTGCATTGTGCTTCATATTCTTGAAGCCATTGTAAGTGAACACATGGAACCGATGATTCCTGAGATCCCTCGACTTGTGCAAGTGCTAGTTTCTCTTTGTGGAGCTGCATATTGCGATGTACCATTTCTTAACTCTGTGGTGCTCTTGTTAAAGCCACTTATTTCATATTCTTTACAGAAGATTTCTATTGAAGAACAAGTATTGGATGATGGTTCATGTACAAATTTCGAGTCTTTGTGCTTTAATGAACTTCTCAGTAACATCAAGGAGAATGTGGATAGGGACGATTCCCTTGGAAAAGTTTCTAACAAAGCACTGTCTATCTTTGTACTGGCTTCCTTTTTTCCTGATTTCTCTTTTCAACTCAAGAGGGAGATATTGCAATCCTTAATCTCTTGGGTTGATTTTACCTCGTCACAACCAACATCATATTTCCATGATTACTTGTGTTCATTCCAAAAAGTAATGGAAAGCTGTAGAGACTTGCTACTTCAGAATTTAAAAGCATTTGGTGGTATTCCAATATATTTATCTGACCTTGAGGATGCAAGCTCTAATACACTTCTTGAAGAGAATTCAAATTCGCATCTAGGGTTTATCTCTGATATTTACAAGAACCCGGTATCTAATAGCAATTCCGAAAATTTAGAAAGTAAGAATGAGGGAAACAATACAGAATTATCTGCGGAGGAAATAGGAGAATTTCGTAAAGATCTCGATGTCCTTATTTCCAGGCTTTTCCCCACTATTGAGCACTGTTGGAATCTTCATCATCAACTGGCTAAAAATTTGACTGTGACAATGGCCGAGTGTTTGGTGTACTCACAGTACCTATCTTCTGTAGCCCAGAATGCTTGCAGTACTGAAAAGGAAGAGGGTGAACATGCTACACAATCTAAGACAAGCAATCAACTCCTTGTCTACTTGAGAGGCGGTCTTAGGAGATTGGCTGAAACTGCCACAAAGCTTGAAGAAGAAAGTTGTTGGGAAGCTGCTTCTGTGATTATTGATTGTCTGCTTGGTTTGCCTTGTAGTTTACACTTGGAAAACATTGTTTCTACTATTTGTTCTGCACTCAGGAGTGCTTCTTGCAACGCACCAAGGCTCAGTTGGCGTCTGCAAACCCAGAGGTGGTTGTCGGCATTACTCAGAAGAGGCATCTCCGCTGGCAATGGAGATGAAGATTCTCTAGTTGATATGTTCTGCACAATGCTGGGACATCCTGAGCCCGAGCAACGATACATAGCTCTTCAGCAGTTGGGTAATTTAGTTGGCATAGATGTGTTTAATGGCACTGCTGCACAACAATATTCCCAAATTCGTAGTAGTTTCATTTCAACTGGCTTGGAGGAATCTGTTTCGGAGTCTGTACTCTCGCATCTGGTATCACATACATGGGATCAAGTGGCTTCTTTGGCAGCATCTGACTCATCATTATATTTGAGAACTCGTGCTATGGCACTTCTTATAGCCTATGTCCCATACGCCAGTCGACATGAATTACAATCCTTGCTATCATCTGCTGACTGCATTCATGGCACAAAAGTTTTACATCCAGCATCTGAGGGCCCGTTGCTACAGCTTTCATTGGCTCTAATTTCCTCTGCTTGCCTCCATTCCCCGATTGAAGATGTTTTTTTGATTCCTGAAAGTGTTTGGAGAAATATTGAAGCTTTGGGCTCGTCAAAGAGTG ATGGCAGACTTGGAGATTTGGAGAGGAAAGCCTGTCAAGTCTTATGTCGATTGAGAAATGAAGGGGATGAAGCCAAAGAG GTCCTAAAAGAAGTACTCTCTTCAAGTTCTGCAAAGAAATTCGATGAAGAGTTTCTTAGCATTCGGGAGTCAATACTGCAG GTCCTTTCAAATATGGCATCCGTTCAGTCATATTTTGACGTGTTCTCTCAAAAGAAAGATGAGGAAACAATG GAACTAGAGGAGGCAGAACTAGAACTCGACATTGCTAAAGAGGAGTTCAGACAACCTGATTCTTACAATTTTCCAGGAGTCACTT CCTCTGCAGTAGCTAACTCACGTCTTCAGCAGATTAAGAACTCCATTCGCTCCAT AGAAAAATCCCAACTCCAAGAAGAAGTAGCAGCTCGTCGTCAGAAAAGACATCTTATGAGACAAGCACGGCACAAATATCTAGAAGATGCTGCATTGCATGAAGCTGAACTTCTGCAAGAACTTGATAG GGAGAGAACGGTCGAAATGGAAAAGGAAATTGAAAGACAGCGCTTACTGGAGCTCGAGCGTGCAAAAACCAGGGAGCTGCGCTATAATCTTGACATGGAGAAGGAGAGACAGATGCAG AGGGAACTTCAgcgggaactggagcaggccgAGTCTGGACCGCGATCATCAAGACGTGAATTCTCATCCTCTTCTCATAGTAG TCGACCTCGGGACAGGTATCGTGAAAGAGACAATGGCAGACCAAGTAATGAAGGGAATGCCAGAACAACTGCCAGTGGCTTACAGACCGAAACTTCTACTACCACCAGTTCATCAATGACCGGACTACCAACCATTGTGCTTTCTGGTGCGAGACAATACTCAGGACAGTTGCCTACAATCTTACAATCTCGTGAGCGTCCAGACGAATGTGGTAGCAGTTATGATGAAAATGTAGATGGAAGCAAAGATTCAGGTGACACTGGAAGTGTTGGTGATCCAGAATTAGTTTCGATATTTGATGGACATTCTGGTCCGCTTGGGTCTGGTCAAAGGCATGGATCAAGAGGCAGCAAGTCAAGGCAAGTTATAGAACGAAGGGAAAGGGATGGTGGCAGACGCGAAGGTAAGTGGGAAAGAAAACATTCATGA
- the LOC103483377 gene encoding uncharacterized protein LOC103483377 isoform X5, with translation MLVQWKKAFCIFFLLPNICSKLAERSVDLWLALPLVQALLPVLRPPLSSPFDVVNDIFSLWKRPVVQQALSQIVATLSSPLYHPLLHACAGYLSSFSQSHAKAGCVLIDLCSSVLAPWMPRIIAKVDLVIELLEDLLGVIQNARHSLDHARAALKYILLALSGYFDDILGNYKEVKHKILFLVEMLEPFLDPAICGSKIKIAFGDLSPVFPQNLENSCVIALNVIRSAVQKPSVLPSLEFEWRRGSVAPSVLLSVLQPHLQLPTEVDLRKSSASKPLNHDFSVSSHPGNSSKFNALNECEGKIDDHDTGGKSDVNEDASPFFVPPELRCERLDNYSSCLNEGSLISSHGNVNIEPKEMVQGTNPDRFHGELILDFGINIEYFNLEADYLQLVNYRDCEVKASEFRRLALDLSSQSELTSEGHDAAIDALLLAAECYVNPYFMMSCRYNSKHVKILKSSETTFNPTSGLTRLAGKSKADLETIAHLERKRDKVVLQILLEAAELDRKYHLNLNDSEFCPYNGEELDEKMIMLSSNDVQSADAVTLVRQNQALLCTFVIRLLQRKPNSMHEILMQSLLFFLHSATKLHCSPEDVIDIILGSAEFLNGMLTSLYYQIKDGNLRLEPGTIHGTQRHWILLQKLVHASSGGNYRTDFTSSANNSICSGNLIPASAWMHRISKFSVSQSPLARFLGWMAVSRNAKQYMMDRLFLASDLPQLTSLLHIFSDELSGVDNIYKKHNKVEIEETECRNVPLENKDLGTVEQHGGQSFHVMYPDLSEFFPNMRNHFVAFGEVILEAVGLQLRSLSSNALPDILCWFSDLCSWPFFQSDVTSHSRSHFIKGYVSKNAKCIVLHILEAIVSEHMEPMIPEIPRLVQVLVSLCGAAYCDVPFLNSVVLLLKPLISYSLQKISIEEQVLDDGSCTNFESLCFNELLSNIKENVDRDDSLGKVSNKALSIFVLASFFPDFSFQLKREILQSLISWVDFTSSQPTSYFHDYLCSFQKVMESCRDLLLQNLKAFGGIPIYLSDLEDASSNTLLEENSNSHLGFISDIYKNPVSNSNSENLESKNEGNNTELSAEEIGEFRKDLDVLISRLFPTIEHCWNLHHQLAKNLTVTMAECLVYSQYLSSVAQNACSTEKEEGEHATQSKTSNQLLVYLRGGLRRLAETATKLEEESCWEAASVIIDCLLGLPCSLHLENIVSTICSALRSASCNAPRLSWRLQTQRWLSALLRRGISAGNGDEDSLVDMFCTMLGHPEPEQRYIALQQLGNLVGIDVFNGTAAQQYSQIRSSFISTGLEESVSESVLSHLVSHTWDQVASLAASDSSLYLRTRAMALLIAYVPYASRHELQSLLSSADCIHGTKVLHPASEGPLLQLSLALISSACLHSPIEDVFLIPESVWRNIEALGSSKSDGRLGDLERKACQVLCRLRNEGDEAKEVLKEVLSSSSAKKFDEEFLSIRESILQVLSNMASVQSYFDVFSQKKDEETMELEEAELELDIAKEEFRQPDSYNFPGVTSSAVANSRLQQIKNSIRSIEKSQLQEEVAARRQKRHLMRQARHKYLEDAALHEAELLQELDRERTVEMEKEIERQRLLELERAKTRELRYNLDMEKERQMQRELQRELEQAESGPRSSRREFSSSSHSSRPRDRYRERDNGRPSNEGNARTTASGLQTETSTTTSSSMTGLPTIVLSGARQYSGQLPTILQSRERPDECGSSYDENVDGSKDSGDTGSVGDPELVSIFDGHSGPLGSGQRHGSRGSKSRQVIERRERDGGRREGKWERKHS, from the exons ATGTTGGTGCAGTGGAAGAAGGCATTTTGCATATTCTTTTTGCTT CCTAATATTTGCAGTAAACTGGCAGAGAGGTCTGTTGACCTGTGGCTAGCTTTACCTCTAGTACAGGCATTGCTTCCAG tACTTCGTCCTCCTTTGAGCAGTCCCTTTGATGTGGTCAATGACATCTTTTCTCTATGGAAGCGGCCAGTGGTGCAACAAGCTCTCTCTCAG ATTGTGGCAACACTGTCATCACCATTATACCATCCTCTTCTACATGCTTGTGCTGGCTATCTATCATCATTTTCTCAATCACAT GCTAAGGCTGGATGTGTACTGATTGACTTATGTTCTTCTGTATTAGCGCCTTGGATGCCTCGCATTATTGCAAAG GTCGATCTGGTTATTGAGCTTCTAGAAGATCTTTTGGGTGTCATCCAG AATGCACGACATTCCCTTGATCATGCTCGTGCTGCTTTAAAATATATTCTGCTGGCTTTATCTGGTTATTTTGACGACATACTAGGAAACTACAAG GAAGTAAAACACAAGATTCTCTTTCTTGTGGAGATGCTAGAGCCTTTTCTTGATCCTGCCATATGTGGGTCAAAGATCAAAATAGCTTTTGGAGACCTTTCTCCTGTTTTTCCTCAAAACCTGGAAAACAGTTGTGTGATTGCGCTCAATGTCATCCGCTCGGCAGTTCAAAAGCCTTCCGTTCTTCCTTCACTAGAATTTGAATGGAGGCGTGGGTCAGTTGCTCCTAG CGTGCTTCTTTCAGTTTTGCAACCTCACTTGCAGTTACCAACTGAAGTTGACCTTCGGAAGTCCTCTGCTTCCAAACCTCTCAACCATGATTTTTCTGTCAGTAGTCATCCAGGAaattcttcaaaatttaatGCCCTAAATGAATGTGAGGGGAAGATTGATGATCATGACACGGGTGGAAAATCTGATGTCAACGAAGATGCCAGCCCTTTCTTTGTGCCTCCAGAATTGCGGTGCGAACGTTTAGATAATTATTCTAGTTGTTTAAATGAAGGAAGCTTAATCTCTAGCCACGGAAATGTGAACATAGAGCCTAAAGAAATGGTTCAAGGGACGAATCCTGACCGCTTTCATGGAGAACTGATATTGGATTTTGGAATTAATATTGAGTACTTCAACTTAGAAGCAGATTATCTTCAACTTGTAAACTATCGTGATTGTGAAGTGAAGGCTTCTGAGTTTCGCCGTTTAGCTCTGGATCTAAGTTCACAAAGCGAGCTTACCTCTGAGGGTCATGATGCAGCCATAGATGCATTACTCTTGGCGGCAGAGTGCTACGTCAACCCATATTTTATGATGTCTTGCAGATACAATTCAAAGCatgtgaaaattttgaaaagtagTGAGACCACGTTTAACCCAACCTCAGGGCTGACTAGACTAGCTGGCAAGAGTAAAGCTGATCTGGAAACAATAGCTCATCTTGAACGAAAAAGAGACAAGGTTGTTCTTCAAATTTTGCTGGAGGCTGCGGAATTGGATAGAAAATATCATCTGAATTTGAATGATTCAGAGTTTTGTCCATATAATGGTGAAGAATTAGATGAAAAAATGATCATGTTGTCTTCCAATGATGTGCAATCTGCAGATGCTGTGACCTTAGTTCGACAAAATCAAGCTCTGTTGTGCACTTTTGTCATTCGACTCTTACAGCGAAAGCCTAATTCAATGCATGAAATCCTAATGCAAAGTCTTCTATTTTTTTTGCATTCGGCCACTAAACTACATTGTTCTCCTGAAGATgttattgatatcattttagGATCGGCAGAGTTTCTAAATGGAATGCTAACATCTTTGTATTATCAAATCAAAGATGGAAATTTACGGTTGGAACCTGGAACAATTCATGGCACACAGAGACATTGGATACTTCTTCAGAAATTGGTTCATGCAAGTAGTGGAGGTAATTACCGGACAGACTTCACATCAAGTGCCAATAACAGTATTTGCTCTGGGAATCTCATTCCTGCTTCTGCCTGGATGCATAGAATTTCTAAATTTTCTGTTAGCCAATCTCCTTTGGCTCGTTTCCTTGGTTGGATGGCAGTTTCCCGTAATGCAAAACAGTACATGATGGACCGTCTTTTTCTTGCATCAGATTTACCACAGTTAacaagtttgttgcacatattTTCTGATGAGCTTTCTGGTGTagataatatttataaaaagcATAATAAAGTTGAGATTGAAGAAACAGAGTGCAGGAATGTTCCTCTGGAGAATAAAGATCTTGGAACAGTTGAACAGCATGGTGGCCAATCATTTCATGTTATGTATCCTGATCTTAGCGAATTCTTTCCTAATATGAGAAATCACTTCGTAGCTTTTGGGGAAGTCATTTTAGAGGCTGTAGGATTGCAACTGAGATCACTTTCCTCTAATGCCCTTCCTGATATACTATGTTGGTTTTCTGACCTCTGTTCCTGGCCATTTTTCCAGAGTGATGTAACTTCTCATTCTCGGTCTCATTTCATCAAGGGCTATGTTTCAAAGAATGCAAAGTGCATTGTGCTTCATATTCTTGAAGCCATTGTAAGTGAACACATGGAACCGATGATTCCTGAGATCCCTCGACTTGTGCAAGTGCTAGTTTCTCTTTGTGGAGCTGCATATTGCGATGTACCATTTCTTAACTCTGTGGTGCTCTTGTTAAAGCCACTTATTTCATATTCTTTACAGAAGATTTCTATTGAAGAACAAGTATTGGATGATGGTTCATGTACAAATTTCGAGTCTTTGTGCTTTAATGAACTTCTCAGTAACATCAAGGAGAATGTGGATAGGGACGATTCCCTTGGAAAAGTTTCTAACAAAGCACTGTCTATCTTTGTACTGGCTTCCTTTTTTCCTGATTTCTCTTTTCAACTCAAGAGGGAGATATTGCAATCCTTAATCTCTTGGGTTGATTTTACCTCGTCACAACCAACATCATATTTCCATGATTACTTGTGTTCATTCCAAAAAGTAATGGAAAGCTGTAGAGACTTGCTACTTCAGAATTTAAAAGCATTTGGTGGTATTCCAATATATTTATCTGACCTTGAGGATGCAAGCTCTAATACACTTCTTGAAGAGAATTCAAATTCGCATCTAGGGTTTATCTCTGATATTTACAAGAACCCGGTATCTAATAGCAATTCCGAAAATTTAGAAAGTAAGAATGAGGGAAACAATACAGAATTATCTGCGGAGGAAATAGGAGAATTTCGTAAAGATCTCGATGTCCTTATTTCCAGGCTTTTCCCCACTATTGAGCACTGTTGGAATCTTCATCATCAACTGGCTAAAAATTTGACTGTGACAATGGCCGAGTGTTTGGTGTACTCACAGTACCTATCTTCTGTAGCCCAGAATGCTTGCAGTACTGAAAAGGAAGAGGGTGAACATGCTACACAATCTAAGACAAGCAATCAACTCCTTGTCTACTTGAGAGGCGGTCTTAGGAGATTGGCTGAAACTGCCACAAAGCTTGAAGAAGAAAGTTGTTGGGAAGCTGCTTCTGTGATTATTGATTGTCTGCTTGGTTTGCCTTGTAGTTTACACTTGGAAAACATTGTTTCTACTATTTGTTCTGCACTCAGGAGTGCTTCTTGCAACGCACCAAGGCTCAGTTGGCGTCTGCAAACCCAGAGGTGGTTGTCGGCATTACTCAGAAGAGGCATCTCCGCTGGCAATGGAGATGAAGATTCTCTAGTTGATATGTTCTGCACAATGCTGGGACATCCTGAGCCCGAGCAACGATACATAGCTCTTCAGCAGTTGGGTAATTTAGTTGGCATAGATGTGTTTAATGGCACTGCTGCACAACAATATTCCCAAATTCGTAGTAGTTTCATTTCAACTGGCTTGGAGGAATCTGTTTCGGAGTCTGTACTCTCGCATCTGGTATCACATACATGGGATCAAGTGGCTTCTTTGGCAGCATCTGACTCATCATTATATTTGAGAACTCGTGCTATGGCACTTCTTATAGCCTATGTCCCATACGCCAGTCGACATGAATTACAATCCTTGCTATCATCTGCTGACTGCATTCATGGCACAAAAGTTTTACATCCAGCATCTGAGGGCCCGTTGCTACAGCTTTCATTGGCTCTAATTTCCTCTGCTTGCCTCCATTCCCCGATTGAAGATGTTTTTTTGATTCCTGAAAGTGTTTGGAGAAATATTGAAGCTTTGGGCTCGTCAAAGAGTG ATGGCAGACTTGGAGATTTGGAGAGGAAAGCCTGTCAAGTCTTATGTCGATTGAGAAATGAAGGGGATGAAGCCAAAGAG GTCCTAAAAGAAGTACTCTCTTCAAGTTCTGCAAAGAAATTCGATGAAGAGTTTCTTAGCATTCGGGAGTCAATACTGCAG GTCCTTTCAAATATGGCATCCGTTCAGTCATATTTTGACGTGTTCTCTCAAAAGAAAGATGAGGAAACAATG GAACTAGAGGAGGCAGAACTAGAACTCGACATTGCTAAAGAGGAGTTCAGACAACCTGATTCTTACAATTTTCCAGGAGTCACTT CCTCTGCAGTAGCTAACTCACGTCTTCAGCAGATTAAGAACTCCATTCGCTCCAT AGAAAAATCCCAACTCCAAGAAGAAGTAGCAGCTCGTCGTCAGAAAAGACATCTTATGAGACAAGCACGGCACAAATATCTAGAAGATGCTGCATTGCATGAAGCTGAACTTCTGCAAGAACTTGATAG GGAGAGAACGGTCGAAATGGAAAAGGAAATTGAAAGACAGCGCTTACTGGAGCTCGAGCGTGCAAAAACCAGGGAGCTGCGCTATAATCTTGACATGGAGAAGGAGAGACAGATGCAG AGGGAACTTCAgcgggaactggagcaggccgAGTCTGGACCGCGATCATCAAGACGTGAATTCTCATCCTCTTCTCATAGTAG TCGACCTCGGGACAGGTATCGTGAAAGAGACAATGGCAGACCAAGTAATGAAGGGAATGCCAGAACAACTGCCAGTGGCTTACAGACCGAAACTTCTACTACCACCAGTTCATCAATGACCGGACTACCAACCATTGTGCTTTCTGGTGCGAGACAATACTCAGGACAGTTGCCTACAATCTTACAATCTCGTGAGCGTCCAGACGAATGTGGTAGCAGTTATGATGAAAATGTAGATGGAAGCAAAGATTCAGGTGACACTGGAAGTGTTGGTGATCCAGAATTAGTTTCGATATTTGATGGACATTCTGGTCCGCTTGGGTCTGGTCAAAGGCATGGATCAAGAGGCAGCAAGTCAAGGCAAGTTATAGAACGAAGGGAAAGGGATGGTGGCAGACGCGAAGGTAAGTGGGAAAGAAAACATTCATGA